The Dama dama isolate Ldn47 chromosome 11, ASM3311817v1, whole genome shotgun sequence genome segment gctgaagctctgatactttggaaactgatgtgaagagccaactcattagaaaagaccctgatgctgggaaagattgaaggcaggaggagaaggggacgacagaggatgagatggttggatggcatcacctactcattggacacaagtttgagcaagctctgggagatggtgaaggacagagaggcctggagtgctgcagtccatggggttgcaaagagtggggacatgactgagcaactgaacaatacaaCTACTTCAGAGCATTTACAAAATTTACACAGAATCCTGTATCCCTCACTGATCCTTAGCCATTTCTGCACCAGGGGCTGGTCTCCTGCAAGACAATATTTtccaccaatgcagggggcaagggatggctgggggcggggccgggggggtAGTCTAAGTGCATTacttttattgtgcactttatttctattattattacatcgaCTCCccttcagatcatcaggcattagatcccagaggttggggactcctGCTGTAGAAGGCTACGGAacagttttctcttttccctaaCCTGGTTCTCACCCCACACCCGTATTCCTGAGCTCCTTCCGAAAACCTCCTGTAAGAATCTGTTTCTGTCATTGTCGAGCTTTTCTTCACCTCATTCCTCAGCTAAGAGGGAAACCACTAACAAGCCACTATCACCCAGCCCTCCTCAACTCCGGGGCTTAGATCCGCACAAAGCACATTTGGGGTTTCCATTTTTACATTTCTAAACAGATAAGGTTCGAAACGCATCTACGTACAGCGGGTCCCAACTCCCAGTCTCTACCCACCTCACTCTCCTGAAATGTGATGGGATTCTCGGCTCATCTGAATCTCTTTACAGCCATCCCTTATCTGAGAGCCCACCCGTGTTCTTATTCCTAATCCGTTTACCGGTAACTCGACCCTCCCTTCCAACCGCCTAAGGAACACCACTCAGGAGTGATTTTCGACTTAAGGATTCAGGCTTTTGACCTTTATCCCACCCTGGCCTGCCTCTGCGTGTGCGTGAGTTGCGGGGTGGGCGTAGTGCGGGGCGGGTGTGGGTAAGGGACCGGCCGGGAAGCACCTGTCCGCCCTCACCTGGGTCGTCCTCGTCGCGGGGCACCTTCTTGAAGCAGTCGTTGAGAGACAGGTTGTGGCGGATGGAGTTCTGCCAGCCGGCCTTGCTGCGCTGGTAGAAGGGGAAGCTGTCGGCCACGAACTGGTAGATGTGGCTGAGCGTGAGCTTGCGTTCGGGCGCGCTCTGGATGGCCATGGCGATGAGCGCCGAGTACGAGTAGGGCGGCCGCACCATCTTCATCAGGTCCTCGCGGCTGGCCATGGACAGCCAGCCCAGCTCCCCGGGCGCCGCGGGTCCGGCGGGTGAGGCGGGCGCGGCAGGCGCGGGCTGCGCGAAGGGCCGTTGAGCGCAGGCGAAGGTGCCGGCGGCGGTCGGCGGCTGCAGGAAGGGTCCCGGCGCGCCccccgggggcggcggcggcggcggcggggcgccCAGGtacgcggcggcggcggggggacCGCCCACGGCCGGCCCGTTGAGCCACAGGTAGGGGTTGGCGGCGGCGGCTGGCGGCGCGGCGTAGTCGGTGAGTCCGTAGGGCGCCCGGGCGGGTGCGGGGGCGcctggggcggcggcggcggcggcggcggtcgAGGGCAGGCCGGGCTGCGAGTACACGCCGAAGTTGTCCCCGCAGTAGAGAGCCATGTCGGCGGCCGTCGGCTGGcgcggcgcggcggcggcggcgaggggCGAGCGGGGCTGACCTCGCCGCTCGGGCAAGAGCATCCCTTTGGGGGCCAATCCTGCGGCCCTGGCTCGGCGACTCGGGTCTTCGGCGAGGAGGGGCGGGGACTGATGGGTGAGCGCGGAGCGCCGACGAGCCGGCCTCTTATAACCGTCGGAGGCGCGGCTCCTCCCGGGCCGGTCGCGAGGCTGGGCGGCTGCCCGCGGGCCCCGGCTCTCCACGCCCCCGCCACGCCCCACCTGCCCGGGCGCGCATCCCGGCCCAGCGCGCGGAAACCTCGGGCCGCCCGCAGCGCCTGCCCCGCCGCTGCAACCCCTCCTCTCCGGGCCGGGGTGCCGCGGAGGGAGGCCGGGAAGAACCGGGGAAGCCAGGGGACGGCCGGCGCCTCCGAGATTCAAGCAACCGGTTCCCCATTCCTAACCATTGTGTCCTCAGCACAAGAACGAAATAAAATAACGAATatcaaaacaaagagaaaatctccAGGACAGTCCGACTGTTCTAAAAAGTCTGTGAGTTAACTCTGGGTGGCCGCTCAGCCCACCTgcctgccaccccccaccccaccccaccccccgacgCCCCAACCTTTGATATTTCGACCTGGAGCCTCTACATCTTCTGTGATCAGTTGCGGGATTCACGTCTGATCTCAACTGGTAGGCTCCTAGTCGAGAATAATAGACGGGATTTACAAGTCTTTGGAGGTACACCGTAGATATTAAGGAGCATTCTTGGTGCGTCCCCTTGTCCTAGGGAATTCTTTGAATGGAAGGACCGAAATCggttttttaatttctctaaacATAGCGATAGGTTCGTTCCTATCCGGGAAACAGATACGCATTTTAGGTCCAGTTTGTGCAGACTTTGGGTGTGATTTGTTGTCTTCGAAAACAGAAGGGTAAACGTTTTCAAAGACATTTAAATAAGTGGGTTCGGAATTAGCATTTTAAAGCCAACTGTAATTTAAACTGCTGGAAGCGCTCGTTTACAAAAAACGGTCTCAACGAATTACGGCAGACGACTTGCCCTCTAGTTTTATGAAGTTTTCTAATGCAGCTCCtgactggaaaaacaaacaaaaccagcaAAATACTGTGGAGACTCCCAAGTGCCGCGCCAGCATTATTTATTGACTCCGAACGATAAGAAACTTGTTTCTTTTACGGTTAAATTgagttctaaatattttcttaagcGGTGACAGGTCTGAGATTCTCTTTtaagggagaagaggagagggaaaaaaaattttttttttcctatttgtcaATTGCAGGCTGACGGTTTAGAATATTTAATAATTCGGaacccacctcccccaccaccccgcaTTTATTTTCGTGACAGTTCCTTGTGTATTTTCAGGGAAATGATCGTCTTCTGTTATAgtacttcttaaaaaataaaatcccgaGATCTTTAGGCAACTTGGGTACCTAAAATGCAACTCACACTTCAAATGTAACATTTTTTTCTCGTCTTTTGTGAACCCGGGAAGGAATTCTTGTCACAGTTTCTTTCCATCTCCTTGCAAATGGTATAGAATAGAGTAGTGTTTGCCTTAGTTGTATTTTGAGTTAGTTTAGGTAAGCAcagtgcttttgttttccttcccaAATAGCCCAGATGAAgttgttttgatatttttcttgggaTGTTAATAAGGATGGCAGCTGTAAGCCAAGAAATTGGAAAGCAATTTTTAGTAACTTAATAAATGctcaaatttaatattttttccctaaagtttaaacaaaaaaagagagaaaaagttcaaaagaaaagctGGCAAACTAGATGGTAATAAATTAGGAAAGATGTGAACCTtaagaatataattttctttagcaAATTGATTACCCATACATACTTTGCAgtcttgcagatttttttttagtt includes the following:
- the FOXI3 gene encoding forkhead box protein I3, which encodes MALYCGDNFGVYSQPGLPSTAAAAAAAPGAPAPARAPYGLTDYAAPPAAAANPYLWLNGPAVGGPPAAAAYLGAPPPPPPPPGGAPGPFLQPPTAAGTFACAQRPFAQPAPAAPASPAGPAAPGELGWLSMASREDLMKMVRPPYSYSALIAMAIQSAPERKLTLSHIYQFVADSFPFYQRSKAGWQNSIRHNLSLNDCFKKVPRDEDDPGKGNYWTLDPNCEKMFDNGNFRRKRKRRSEANSTPSVAVATSKSEEGLSPGLGSGVGGKPDGDSAPASLRPSQSPEPPEDTKSTASSPGVSMLSSTPCLNSFFSSLSTLSVGGSGSTQRALPGGRPLGIQGPQVPSGGVFPPSSVPEPSSDPLQLSHTSSSSSSSSQRSSYYGPFPASTSGAPSSSFGSPFYNFSMVNSLIYPREGSEV